One genomic segment of Streptomyces niveus includes these proteins:
- a CDS encoding MGMT family protein: protein MRSDESDEVSGELPEYAERVLDVADLIPSGRVMAYGDVAEWLGEGGPRQVGRAMALYGGAVPWWRVVRSDGVLLAGHELRALAHYREEGTPLREASRAAEGHLPRLDMKRARWDGRPPETDADAGDAAHI from the coding sequence ATGAGGAGCGACGAGTCCGACGAGGTGTCCGGAGAACTGCCCGAGTACGCGGAGCGGGTGCTCGACGTCGCCGACCTGATCCCGTCGGGGCGCGTCATGGCGTACGGCGACGTGGCCGAGTGGCTGGGCGAGGGCGGCCCGCGCCAGGTCGGCCGGGCGATGGCGCTGTACGGCGGGGCCGTGCCCTGGTGGCGCGTCGTCCGCTCGGACGGTGTACTGCTGGCCGGGCATGAACTGCGGGCCCTGGCCCACTACCGCGAGGAGGGCACCCCGCTGCGGGAGGCGTCGCGCGCCGCCGAAGGTCATCTGCCGCGCCTCGATATGAAACGGGCGCGATGGGACGGCCGACCGCCGGAAACGGACGCTGATGCGGGCGATGCTGCTCACATCTGA